From the genome of Tachysurus fulvidraco isolate hzauxx_2018 chromosome 20, HZAU_PFXX_2.0, whole genome shotgun sequence, one region includes:
- the si:ch211-243g18.2 gene encoding keratin, type I cytoskeletal 18 isoform X2 — protein MNTSMSMRSFSIGRQPSFSNLSLRDSGRGRAKAAVSFSAAKPLSRSSSMSMADLNSLSNMSLNGLGNSTNEKEAMQSLNSRLANYLEKVRSLEQSNADLELRIKQLMLERIPKGHDIDAMLAQAHALEHEVRKRTLENARIMLEIDNAKLAADDFRIKWETESAMCQSVERDCVALKKAKTDHDQIIATLRGDLDSLKEELFFLKKNHEEEMHSLRARVAQEDVNVEVDAARGPELGSVLSELRSQYEGIVQKNKVEAEDWYRKKLEVVQMEVRENNEALRGAQSELTERQRFLQTLEVELESLHKQVAALEGNLGETGQKYAMEMERLQATLNQLEEDLSQLRLDMQRNKTDYEQLLRIKQNLELEIATYRRLLEGEEAVKEVPPPPKKEPDVRTRKIVKVVTQTMINGKVVDESSEVEQIEESKK, from the exons ATGAACACGTCCATGTCTATGCGGAGTTTCTCCATCGGCAGACAGCCGTCGTTCTCCAACTTATCTCTGAGAGACAGTGGGCGTGGCAGAGCCAAAGCGGCCGTCTCCTTCTCCGCCGCCAAGCCCCTCTCCCGTTCCTCCTCCATGAGCATGGCTGACCTGAACAGCCTCTCCAACATGTCTCTCAACGGCCTGGGCAACAGCACCAATGAGAAGGAAGCCATGCAGAGCCTCAACAGCCGTCTGGCCAACTACCTGGAGAAGGTGCGCTCTCTGGAGCAGTCCAACGCCGACCTGGAGCTCCGCATCAAGCAGCTCATGCTGGAGAGGATTCCCAAAGGCCATGACATAGACGCCATGTTGGCTCAGGCTCACGCTCTGGAGCACGag GTCAGGAAGAGGACTCTGGAGAACGCTCGCATCATGCTGGAGATCGACAACGCCAAGCTGGCTGCAGATGACTTCAGAATCAA ATGGGAGACTGAGAGTGCTATGTGTCAGTCAGTAGAGAGGGACTGTGTGGCTCTGAAAAAGGCCAAGACTGACCATGATCAGATCATCGCTACACTACGAGGAGATCTGGACAGCCTGAAAGAAGAGCTCTTCTTCCTCAAGAAGAACCATGAGGAG GAGATGCATAGTCTGCGTGCACGGGTCGCCCAGGAGGACGTCAACGTGGAGGTGGACGCCGCTCGTGGTCCCGAACTCGGCTCGGTGCTGTCCGAACTCCGCTCTCAGTACGAAGGCATCGTTCAGAAGAACAAAGTCGAGGCTGAAGACTGGTACCGCAAAAAG CTGGAGGTGGTGCAGATGGAGGTGCGCGAGAACAACGAGGCCCTGCGGGGAGCTCAGAGCGAACTCACCGAGAGGCAACGCTTCCTGCAGACCCTGGAGGTGGAACTGGAGAGCCTCCACAAACAG GTTGCGGCGCTGGAGGGAAACCTGGGAGAAACGGGTCAGAAGTACGCCATGGAGATGGAGCGTCTGCAGGCCACGCTGAACCAGCTGGAGGAGGATCTCTCTCAGCTTCGACTGGACATGCAGCGCAACAAGACCGACTACGAGCAGCTCCTGCGCATCAAACAGAACCTGGAGCTGGAGATCGCCACCTACAGGCGCCTGCTGGAAGGAGAAGAAGC CGTTAAGGAAGTCCCTCCACCTCCTAAGA AAGAGCCCGACGTTCGCACCAGGAAGATCGTCAAGGTGGTCACTCAGACCATGATCAACGGGAAAGTGGTGGACGAGTCCAGCGAGGTCGAACAAATCGAGGAGTCCAAGAAATAA
- the si:ch211-243g18.2 gene encoding keratin, type I cytoskeletal 18 isoform X1, producing the protein MTEAPPNELESVCTVIIYKLDGVRSNKVWVNLHTRPQGYGLKCKDMNTSMSMRSFSIGRQPSFSNLSLRDSGRGRAKAAVSFSAAKPLSRSSSMSMADLNSLSNMSLNGLGNSTNEKEAMQSLNSRLANYLEKVRSLEQSNADLELRIKQLMLERIPKGHDIDAMLAQAHALEHEVRKRTLENARIMLEIDNAKLAADDFRIKWETESAMCQSVERDCVALKKAKTDHDQIIATLRGDLDSLKEELFFLKKNHEEEMHSLRARVAQEDVNVEVDAARGPELGSVLSELRSQYEGIVQKNKVEAEDWYRKKLEVVQMEVRENNEALRGAQSELTERQRFLQTLEVELESLHKQVAALEGNLGETGQKYAMEMERLQATLNQLEEDLSQLRLDMQRNKTDYEQLLRIKQNLELEIATYRRLLEGEEAVKEVPPPPKKEPDVRTRKIVKVVTQTMINGKVVDESSEVEQIEESKK; encoded by the exons ATGACCGAAGCTCCACCTAATGAGCTGGAGTCAGTGTGCACTGTGATCATATACAAATTAGATGGAGTAAGGTCAAATAAGGTGTGGGTCAATTTGCATACCAGGCCACAAGGATATGGGCTGAAATGTAAAG ATATGAACACGTCCATGTCTATGCGGAGTTTCTCCATCGGCAGACAGCCGTCGTTCTCCAACTTATCTCTGAGAGACAGTGGGCGTGGCAGAGCCAAAGCGGCCGTCTCCTTCTCCGCCGCCAAGCCCCTCTCCCGTTCCTCCTCCATGAGCATGGCTGACCTGAACAGCCTCTCCAACATGTCTCTCAACGGCCTGGGCAACAGCACCAATGAGAAGGAAGCCATGCAGAGCCTCAACAGCCGTCTGGCCAACTACCTGGAGAAGGTGCGCTCTCTGGAGCAGTCCAACGCCGACCTGGAGCTCCGCATCAAGCAGCTCATGCTGGAGAGGATTCCCAAAGGCCATGACATAGACGCCATGTTGGCTCAGGCTCACGCTCTGGAGCACGag GTCAGGAAGAGGACTCTGGAGAACGCTCGCATCATGCTGGAGATCGACAACGCCAAGCTGGCTGCAGATGACTTCAGAATCAA ATGGGAGACTGAGAGTGCTATGTGTCAGTCAGTAGAGAGGGACTGTGTGGCTCTGAAAAAGGCCAAGACTGACCATGATCAGATCATCGCTACACTACGAGGAGATCTGGACAGCCTGAAAGAAGAGCTCTTCTTCCTCAAGAAGAACCATGAGGAG GAGATGCATAGTCTGCGTGCACGGGTCGCCCAGGAGGACGTCAACGTGGAGGTGGACGCCGCTCGTGGTCCCGAACTCGGCTCGGTGCTGTCCGAACTCCGCTCTCAGTACGAAGGCATCGTTCAGAAGAACAAAGTCGAGGCTGAAGACTGGTACCGCAAAAAG CTGGAGGTGGTGCAGATGGAGGTGCGCGAGAACAACGAGGCCCTGCGGGGAGCTCAGAGCGAACTCACCGAGAGGCAACGCTTCCTGCAGACCCTGGAGGTGGAACTGGAGAGCCTCCACAAACAG GTTGCGGCGCTGGAGGGAAACCTGGGAGAAACGGGTCAGAAGTACGCCATGGAGATGGAGCGTCTGCAGGCCACGCTGAACCAGCTGGAGGAGGATCTCTCTCAGCTTCGACTGGACATGCAGCGCAACAAGACCGACTACGAGCAGCTCCTGCGCATCAAACAGAACCTGGAGCTGGAGATCGCCACCTACAGGCGCCTGCTGGAAGGAGAAGAAGC CGTTAAGGAAGTCCCTCCACCTCCTAAGA AAGAGCCCGACGTTCGCACCAGGAAGATCGTCAAGGTGGTCACTCAGACCATGATCAACGGGAAAGTGGTGGACGAGTCCAGCGAGGTCGAACAAATCGAGGAGTCCAAGAAATAA